A genomic window from Salvia hispanica cultivar TCC Black 2014 chromosome 5, UniMelb_Shisp_WGS_1.0, whole genome shotgun sequence includes:
- the LOC125190740 gene encoding LOW QUALITY PROTEIN: pentatricopeptide repeat-containing protein At3g53170 (The sequence of the model RefSeq protein was modified relative to this genomic sequence to represent the inferred CDS: inserted 1 base in 1 codon), which translates to MSIYYIAPTVNRRNCSPAAMDLCLLNPCKLRLSCFTVTSCSKHTSDSDVNSPPQNLQIRKISKKELSRVLRKESAIQSVERKANSSKYNNLWPKSVLEALNDAIKQNRWESALKIFNLLRRQQWYEARCQTYAKLLVMLGKCKQPNQATLLFETMLSDGLKPTVDVYTALVSAYALNGLLDKAFCVIDEMKSVRDCKPDAFTYSTLIKSCIKLHRFDLIELILKEMVHSGIKCTVVTYNILIDGYGKAKHFDLMESSLTNMIHSGNCLPDIFTFNSVIGAYGGCGKIKEMENWFDEFQLMGLKPDIVTYNILIKSYGNSGLYPKMTSVLDFMEKRFFSPTIVTYNITIDTFGKAGNIKKMEEIFLKMKHRGLKPNSVTYSSLVSAYCKAGLLGKIDSIIKQVVNSDVVLDTTFFNCIIHAYGNAGDIESMMQFFDAMEANGCKPDNITFSTIIQACRSQGMIDTAXNLESRMILGDA; encoded by the exons atgagtatttattatattgcTCCAACTGTCAACCGCCGCAACTGTTCACCAGCAGCGATGGATCTCTGCCTCCTTAATCCATGCAAACTTCGTCTCTCTTGTTTCACAGTGACTTCATGCTCTAAGCATACCTCAGATTCCGACGTCAATTCTCCGCCGCAGAACCTCCAAATTCGTAAGATTTCGAAGAAGGAACTCTCACGAGTCTTGAGGAAGGAATCTGCCATTCAATCCGTTGAGAGAAAAGCAAACTCTTCGAAGTACAACAATCTTTGGCCCAAGTCTGTTTTGGAAGCTTTAAATGATGCAATTAAGCAAAACCGCTGGGAGTCTGCCCTTAAG ATATTCAATCTTCTACGTCGGCAACAGTGGTATGAGGCACGGTGTCAGACATATGCAAAGCTATTAGTGATGCTTGGTAAATGCAAGCAGCCAAATCAGGCTACCTTGCTTTTCGAGACGATGCTGTCTGATGGCCTAAAGCCTACCGTTGATGTGTACACTGCACTGGTGAGTGCCTATGCCCTCAATGGCCTCTTAGACAAGGCATTTTGTGTTATTGATGAGATGAAATCGGTCCGTGATTGCAAACCGGATGCTTTCACTTACTCTACTCTCATCAAAAGCTGCATTAAGCTTCatcgttttgatttgattgagcTTATTCTGAAGGAAATGGTGCATTCAGGAATTAAATGTACTGTTGTGACCTATAATATCCTTATCGACGGATATGGAAAAGCTAAACATTTTGATCTAATGGAGAGCTCATTGACTAATATGATTCATAGTGGAAATTGTCTTCCAGATATTTTTACTTTCAATTCTGTAATTGGGGCTTACGGTGGATGTGGAAAGATCAAGGAAATGGAGAATTGGTTTGACGAATTTCAGCTGATGGGATTAAAGCCTGACATAGTGACATATAACATCTTGATTAAGTCCTACGGTAATTCTGGTTTATACCCGAAGATGACATCTGTGTTAGATTTTATGGAGAAGAGATTCTTTTCTCCTACAATAGTTACCTATAACATAACGATTGATACATTTGGAAAGGCTGGGAATATAAAGAAGATGGAAGAAATTTTTCTGAAGATGAAACATCGAGGTCTGAAACCTAATTCAGTTACATACAGTTCTCTTGTCAGTGCATACTGTAAAGCAGGGCTTTTGGGAAAGATTGATTCAATTATAAAGCAAGTAGTGAATTCGGATGTCGTACTGGATACGACTTTCTTCAACTGTATCATCCATGCTTATGGAAATGCTGGTGATATAGAAAGTATGATGCAGTTTTTTGATGCAATGGAGGCAAATGGTTGCAAACCTGATAATATAACGTTCAGTACAATCATCCAGGCCTGTCGCTCACAAGGAATGATTGATACTG AGAATTTGGAGAGTCGTATGATTCTTGGTGATGCATAA